Proteins encoded by one window of Lathyrus oleraceus cultivar Zhongwan6 chromosome 1, CAAS_Psat_ZW6_1.0, whole genome shotgun sequence:
- the LOC127114470 gene encoding uncharacterized protein LOC127114470, whose translation MAKSLYLEEDCVKNNKLKNHISHNKEKNLSFFASIFSLFIYICIFYIFNLSPSTLLNNNIFWFIMSNTLILIIAIDYEAFSSSKQKQEHLHEEYVKHSQEIRNHVSSIATYDEVEQVDKQCIINPKQELEHVKKDTIVPQRVLEIVLQNQPKKSTNDDSTNEKKNSTLHLKVDDDDFDPREHEKNANFPTRSVFRRSKSYRHNRAKHVVIDESKNSVRRLDCMKIEPKVEEENEFSKMSNEDLNKRVEEFIQKFNKQIRLQASCIN comes from the coding sequence ATGGCCAAATCACTATATCTAGAGGAAGATTGTGTGAAAAACAACAAATTAAAAAATCATATTAGCCATAATAAGGAAAAGAATTTATCTTTCTTTGCTTCTATTTTTTCTCTTTTCATCTACATATGTATCTTCTATATCTTCAACCTTTCTCCTTCTACTCTCTTGAACAACAATATCTTTTGGTTTATCATGTCCAACACTTTAATCCTCATCATAGCTATTGACTATGAAGCATTCTCTTCATCCAAACAAAAACAAGAACATCTTCATGAAGAATATGTGAAACATAGTCAAGAAATTAGAAACCATGTCTCATCAATTGCCACATATGATGAAGTTGAACAAGTTGATAAACAATGCATTATCAATCCAAAACAAGAGCTAGAACATGTTAAGAAAGACACAATTGTCCCTCAACGTGTGTTGGAAATTGTGTTACAAAATCAACCAAAGAAAAGTACTAATGATGATAGCACAAATGAGAAGAAGAATTCAACACTTCATTTGAAAGTagatgatgatgattttgatcCTAGGGAACATGAAAAGAATGCAAATTTTCCTACAAGATCAGTTTTCAGAAGAAGTAAATCTTATAGACACAATAGAGCGAAACATGTTGTGATTGATGAAAGCAAGAACTCAGTGAGAAGGTTAGATTGTATGAAGATAGAACCAAAAGTAGAAGAAGAAAATGAGTTTTCAAAGATGTCAAATGAGGATCTTAATAAGAGGGTGGAAGAGTTCATTCAGAAATTCAATAAGCAGATTAGACTTCAAGCATCATGTATAAATTAA